Proteins encoded by one window of Cinclus cinclus chromosome 14, bCinCin1.1, whole genome shotgun sequence:
- the FAM114A2 gene encoding protein FAM114A2, translating to MSEEDSGENLKDETSYEAENEQKTEELGCSESSEGREQETVPVTRKRPEPKPPSQPAATKKPAGETIKVSDPPAVQTGWGYWGSWGKSLLSTASATVATVGQGISNVIEKAETTLGIPSPSEISTESKNATRGSENPASSNTDAADDGSSFPIAGALEVLSTISTAVQSTGKSVISGGLDALEFIGKKTMDVIAEGDPGFKKTKGLINRTSTLSQVLREAKEKEEQQTATEVTMATEKKAHYGLLFDEFQGLSHLEALEMLSRESESKVKAVLSALSGEQLDTMKEEMEQLKEAFSLPEFFEEEEEEKKGDEEFTKEVTELFSELHISSTPDKVIMVRTSAHEWIARFNSSLPKEEKENEENQEVESRDGDQDAKKSVEDIHAFAIRSLAELTACSIEMFHKTAALFLYGQKQEVTATDRAKSLSQLTIMLCKELSAFSKEFTTCLTTVGVKEKADVLNPLITGVFLEASNSASYIQDAFQLLLPVLQISLIEARTELSQ from the exons ATGTCTGAGGAAGACAGTGGTGAAAATCTGAAAGATGAAACTTCTTATGAAGCTGAGAATGAACAGAAGACAGAGGAACTTGGCTGCTCTGAGAGCAGTGAAGGGAGAGAACAAGAGACTGTGCCTGTGACTCGGAAAAGACCTGAACCCAAGCCCCCAAGCCAGCCTGCTGCCACAAAGAAGCCTGCAGGTGAAACCATCAAG gTCTCAGATCCTCCTGCAGTTCAGACAGGGTGGGGCTACTGGGGAAGCTGGGGGAAATCTCTTCTGTCAACTGCGTCTGCTACCGTAGCTACTGTAG GTCAAGGTATTTCAAATGtcatagaaaaagcagaaacaactcTTGGAATCCCCAGTCCTAGTGAAATCTCAACAGAGTCTAAAAATGCTACAAGAG GCAGTGAGAATCCTGCTTCCAGCAACACTGATGCAGCTGATGatggcagctccttccctatCGCTGGGGCTCTTGAAGTTTTATCAACCATCTCTACTGCTGTCCAAAGCACA GGTAAAAGTGTTATTAGTGGAGGTCTGGATGCCTTGGAATTCATCGGGAAAAAGACAATGGATGTAATAGCTGAGGGAGACCCTGGATTCAAAAAAACAAAGGGCCTAATAAACAGAACATCTACGTTATCTCAG gtcTTACGAGAggcaaaggagaaagaagagcagCAGACAGCTACCGAGGTTACCATGGCTACTGAGAAGAAAGCCCATTATGGGTTACTGTTTGATGAGTTTCAGGGTCTTTCACATCTGGAGGCCTTAGAGATGCTTTCCAGAGAGAGTGAATCAAAG GTGAAAGCAGTTCTGAGTGCCCTCTCTGGAGAGCAGTTGGACACaatgaaggaggaaatggaaCAACTCAAAGAAGCATTTTCTTTACCTGAATTCTttgaagaagaagaggaagaaaagaagg GAGATGAGGAATTCACAAAAGAAGTCACAGAGTTGTTTTCAGAATTGCACATCTCCTCCACACCAGACAAAGTGATCATG GTGAGGACCTCTGCTCATGAATGGATAGCACGATTCAACAGCAGTCttcctaaagaagaaaaagaaaatgaagaaaaccaagAAGTAGAATCCAGAGATGGTGACCAGGATGCTAAGAAATCAGTAGAG GATATTCATGCATTTGCCATAAGAAGCCTGGCAGAACTGACAGCCTGCTCCATTGAAATGTTTCACAAGACTGCAGCTTTGTTTCTCTATGGTCAGAAACAGGAGGTGACAGCCACAGACAGAGCCAAGTCCCTTTCACA ACTGACGATCATGCTGTGTAAAGAACTGTCAGCTTTCTCTAAAGAGTTCACAACATGCTTAACGACTGTAGGG GTCAAAGAGAAAGCAGATGTGCTTAATCCCTTAATCACTGGAGTGTTTTTGGAG gCTTCAAACAGTGCTTCCTATATCCAAGATGCCTTCCAGCTCTTGTTGCCTGTACTGCAGATCTCTCTTATTGAGGCTAGAACGGAGCTATCACAGTAA